In one window of Primulina tabacum isolate GXHZ01 chromosome 8, ASM2559414v2, whole genome shotgun sequence DNA:
- the LOC142554655 gene encoding uncharacterized protein LOC142554655, with protein MAGMTQFFAQFAGNNAAAVSRPPRPEAICERFMKMNPKEFTGTSDPMVAEGWIKSLEVTFRFMELEDVDRVRCATYLFGGDARLWWEGASVALDLATLSWTRFREVLFSKYFTDDVRSRLRHFMDGLRSILRRDVRVGSPMTYEVDVSRALCVEQNQRDIENDRQGKRPFQAPHRPPQQQQQQHKRPFHGPSRSREQQQGRVVPRRKEYPVCARFIRRHTRTCMYGSGKCFKCGGTGHLLKDCPQGTLPTQGIVFALHAAEENPGTMLLTDRCSNLSGRIFIGGASTNALIDSGATHSFISETFANSIEVKMIGSDVAYSVVVPSGKEMAATSVVRDIDLELHGNLVYADLIVLPMLEFDIILGMDWLHKNRVLIDFQRRSVLVRPLGREQFLFEPDRKLMHRGCRAFIATIISVLEVPSQSVADVPVVRDFSDVFLDDVSGRPPVREVEFSIDLMPESRGSQQASDRSIADVAEAQAVR; from the exons ATGGCGGGTATGACCCAGTTCTTCGCGCAGttcgcggggaacaatgctgcagcGGTATCTAGGCCGCCTAGACCTGAGGCTATatgtgagcggttcatgaagatgaacccgaaggagttcactGGGACATCTGATCCCATggttgctgagggatggattaagtccctagAGGTTACTTTCAGATTTATGGAGCTGGAGGATGTTGACAGGGTCCGCTGTGCGACCTATCTttttggaggagacgcccgtCTATGGTGGGAGGGCGCATCTGTAGCTCTGGATCTAGCAACTCTCAGTTGGACGCGCTTTAGAGAGGTATTGTTCTCTAAGTATTTTACAGATGATGTGCGTTCGAG GCTtaggcacttcatggatggattgcgatcgatcttgcgccgtgatgttcggGTTGGTAGCCCTATGACATATGAGGTCGATGTTTCTAGAGCTCTTTGTGTAGAGCAGAATCAGAGAGATATCGAGAATGACCGCCAGGGTAAGCGGCCATTTCAGGCGCCCCAccgccctcctcagcagcagcagcagcagcataagaggcctttccatggGCCATCGAGGAGCAGagagcagcagcagggacgtgtgGTTCCGAGGAGGAAGGAGTACCCGGTCTGTGCCAGGTTCATACGCCGCCATACCAGAACTTGCATGTATGGCTCTGGGAAGTGTTTCAAGTGTGGCGGTACTGGCCATTTGCTAAAAGATTGTCCTCAGGGGACATTGCCTACTCAGGGCATAGTGTTTGCACTCCATGCAGCGGAGGAGAACCCAGGGACTATGctcttgacag ATagatgttccaacctttcaggaagAATATTTATAGGCGGAGCTTCTACGAACGCCTTGAttgattcaggggccactcattcattcatatctgagaCCTTTGCAAATTCCATTGAGGTCAAGATGATTGGATCGGATGTGGCGTATTCTGTGGTTGTTCCATCTGGCAAGGAGATGGCAGCGACTAGCGTAGtacgagacatagacctcgagcttcatggaaATCTTGTCTATGCGGATTTGATCGTGCTGCCAATGCTAGAGTTCGATATTatccttgggatggattggctgcACAAGAACAGAGTACTTATTGAttttcagcggagatctgttctagtccgaccgcttggAAGGGAGCAGTTCCTATTTGAGCCTGACAG gaagctcatgcataggggTTGTCGAGCATTCATTGCGACCATTATATCTGTTCTCGAGGTCCCCAGCCAGTCAGTTGCAGATGTCCCAGTTGTCAGGGACTTTTCAGACGTTTTTcttgatgacgtctctggtagaCCACCGGTACGAGAGGTTGAGTTTTCgatcgatcttatgccag AGTCAAGAGGATCACAACAGGCATCTGACCGCAGTATTGCAGACGTTGCAGAGGCACAAGCTGttcgctaa